One genomic window of Diospyros lotus cultivar Yz01 chromosome 8, ASM1463336v1, whole genome shotgun sequence includes the following:
- the LOC127807089 gene encoding protein DETOXIFICATION 54, with translation MADKDPDFASPKLPTTTQIVEELKELWAMALPVTAMNCLVYVRAVVSVLFLGRLGSLELAGGALSIGFTNITGYSVLNGLSSGLEPVCSQAYGSKNWDLLSLSLQRMVFILLMAIVPISLLWINLETIMVWMGQDKEITAMAATYCIYSLPDLFTNTLLQPLRVYLRSQGVTKPMMYCSLVAVLFHVPLNFVLVVVMGLGVRGVAVASVVTNLHMMLLMTGYVYAYGRWEWKWTAGIGGVCGGVGPLLRLAVPTCVGICLEWWWYEIVTVLAGYLPRPRLAVAATGILIQTTSLMYTVPMALAGCVSARVGNELGAGKPYRAKLAAMVALGCAFLIGLMNVTWTVIFRERWGGLFTTDEPVKALVASVMPIMGLCELGNCPQTTGCGILRGTARPAVGARINLISFYFVGTPVAVGLAFWLRFGFGGLWFGLLSAQVACAVSVLYVVLSRTDWEGEASNARKLTGGGLEMSNAPSHCNGKTENDEERKGFLVSDNLDDVL, from the exons ATGGCGGATAAAGACCCAGATTTCGCTTCTCCCAAACTCCCCACCACCACCCAG ATTGTGGAAGAGCTCAAAGAGCTCTGGGCCATGGCTTTGCCGGTGACGGCAATGAACTGCTTGGTGTACGTCCGGGCGGTGGTTTCCGTCCTCTTCCTGGGCCGTCTAGGGAGCCTAGAACTCGCCGGTGGCGCCCTCTCCATCGGCTTCACCAACATCACCGGCTACTCCGTCCTGAACGGCCTCTCCTCCGGGCTGGAGCCGGTGTGCAGCCAGGCCTACGGCAGCAAGAACTGggatctcctctctctctctctgcaacgCATGGTCTTCATCCTCCTCATGGCCATCGTCCCCATCAGCCTGCTCTGGATAAACCTCGAGACGATCATGGTGTGGATGGGCCAGGACAAGGAGATCACGGCAATGGCCGCGACCTACTGCATCTACTCTCTGCCGGACCTTTTCACAAACACTTTGCTACAGCCGCTGCGGGTGTATCTCCGGTCGCAGGGCGTGACGAAGCCCATGATGTACTGCAGCCTGGTGGCAGTGCTGTTCCACGTGCCCCTGAACTTCGTGCTGGTGGTGGTGATGGGGCTGGGCGTGCGCGGGGTGGCGGTGGCGTCAGTGGTGACAAACCTCCATATGATGCTGCTGATGACCGGATACGTGTACGCGTACGGGCGGTGGGAGTGGAAGTGGACGGCGGGGATTGGCGGGGTGTGCGGCGGAGTGGGGCCGCTCTTGCGGCTGGCAGTCCCTACTTGCGTCGGGATTTGTTTGGAGTGGTGGTGGTACGAGATCGTGACCGTCCTTGCCGGGTACTTACCCAGGCCGAGGCTTGCCGTTGCCGCCACCGGGATCCTCATCCAGACCACCAGCCTCATGTACACTGTCCCCATGGCCTTGGCAGGCTGCGTCTCAGCCCGG GTAGGGAACGAGCTTGGAGCCGGGAAGCCATACAGGGCCAAGCTGGCTGCAATGGTGGCACTAGGTTGTGCATTCTTGATCGGTCTCATGAACGTTACATGGACGGTTATCTTCAGAGAAAGATGGGGTGGCCTATTCACCACCGACGAGCCAGTCAAAGCGCTAGTCGCTTCAGTTATGCCGATCATGGGGCTCTGCGAGCTTGGCAATTGCCCACAGACGACCGGCTGTGGCATCCTACGCGGCACTGCCAGGCCCGCCGTGGGCGCCCGCATCAACCTAATCTCATTCTACTTTGTGGGCACTCCCGTAGCCGTGGGCTTAGCCTTCTGGCTCAGGTTTGGCTTTGGCGGGCTGTGGTTCGGCCTCCTATCGGCTCAGGTTGCCTGTGCTGTGTCGGTCCTCTACGTCGTGTTGTCACGCACAGACTGGGAAGGTGAGGCTTCGAATGCTAGGAAGCTCACTGGGGGTGGCTTGGAAATGAGCAATGCTCCTAGTCATTGCAACGGAAAGACTGAAAATGATGAAGAGAGAAAAGGGTTTTTGGTGAGTGACAATCTGGATGATGTTTTGTAA